In Labilibaculum sp. DW002, one DNA window encodes the following:
- a CDS encoding DUF1573 domain-containing protein has translation MNFRKYIWVGVLLLTFVGCKIRPKRSSEIINVNHRLSSLIFINKYIDFGKVRQDTLLIGKYRFYNSGSDTLFIKYVNPDCSCTGYSLSNDTIQPLDTAFIELKFDTKEKLGFNKIYTTVRANTQTEFYKLTLKAYVEEE, from the coding sequence ATGAATTTCAGAAAATATATTTGGGTGGGTGTTTTATTATTAACATTTGTTGGCTGTAAAATACGCCCCAAAAGGAGTAGTGAAATCATAAATGTTAATCATAGATTATCATCTTTGATATTTATTAATAAGTATATAGATTTTGGGAAAGTTCGCCAAGATACTTTACTGATAGGTAAATATAGATTTTACAATTCTGGAAGTGATACATTATTTATAAAATACGTAAATCCAGATTGTTCATGTACTGGTTATAGTTTAAGTAATGATACAATTCAACCCTTAGATACTGCATTCATCGAACTTAAATTTGATACAAAGGAAAAATTGGGTTTTAATAAGATCTATACAACGGTTAGGGCTAATACTCAAACTGAGTTTTATAAGCTTACTCTTAAGGCATACGTTGAAGAAGAATAG
- a CDS encoding 6-bladed beta-propeller — MHIKYRCFIFIIVVFLAIGCKKEKLNIVWEINNNKTVVLNEINLDTIKLDKIEASYVGDIKLWTDSIYFIDKRFCWVFSFDKDGHFIKRMLGQGRGPSELNTGLIDCHTRLSNGDHLIVGSGNDCHLFDKNFIRKKTFLIDKGDMRKKGMDASDFGIYTLMYPKLIFKNNGDKIYFNQFSEYEGYNVVNNPSKYFRECRLLSEMKLDDGKVCEMYGRYSTYYADNDNVKQVALFSFDIKENGNFLISFEADSLIYEYDNEFNPIEAFGYSGENMNIKYKELNSLKEFQKYYLVERETKGYYDWIEYIDELDMLFRSYKKGDNSSTDGLQIYKSNTMIADVEVPRNLKVIGFIDPYVYASSTIDEENEEMKVYRFTVPKKNN; from the coding sequence ATGCATATAAAGTATAGATGTTTTATTTTCATAATAGTTGTATTTCTTGCAATCGGTTGCAAAAAGGAAAAACTAAATATTGTATGGGAAATAAATAATAATAAGACTGTAGTATTAAATGAGATTAATCTCGATACAATAAAACTTGACAAAATAGAAGCATCATATGTTGGAGATATTAAATTATGGACCGATTCCATATATTTCATTGATAAGAGGTTTTGTTGGGTTTTTTCATTTGATAAAGATGGACATTTTATCAAAAGGATGCTTGGTCAAGGAAGAGGTCCTTCAGAACTTAATACAGGTTTGATTGATTGTCATACAAGGTTATCAAATGGAGATCATCTCATCGTTGGGAGTGGAAATGATTGTCATTTATTTGATAAAAATTTTATTAGAAAAAAAACATTTCTGATAGATAAAGGAGATATGCGAAAAAAAGGAATGGATGCAAGTGATTTTGGCATATATACTTTAATGTACCCTAAACTAATCTTTAAAAACAATGGGGATAAGATATATTTCAATCAATTTTCAGAGTATGAGGGGTATAATGTAGTTAATAATCCAAGTAAGTATTTTAGGGAATGTAGACTTCTGTCCGAAATGAAATTAGATGATGGCAAAGTATGCGAAATGTATGGTAGATATTCAACGTACTATGCAGATAATGATAATGTAAAACAGGTTGCATTATTTAGTTTTGATATCAAAGAAAATGGAAATTTTTTGATATCCTTCGAGGCTGATTCCTTAATATATGAATATGATAATGAATTCAATCCAATCGAAGCGTTTGGATATTCAGGGGAAAATATGAATATAAAGTATAAAGAACTTAACAGTTTAAAAGAGTTTCAAAAATACTATTTAGTAGAAAGAGAAACGAAAGGATATTATGATTGGATTGAATATATAGATGAGTTAGATATGTTGTTTAGGAGTTATAAAAAAGGTGATAATTCTTCAACGGATGGATTACAAATATATAAAAGTAATACAATGATTGCAGATGTTGAAGTGCCAAGAAATCTCAAAGTAATAGGTTTTATTGATCCATATGTTTATGCTAGCTCCACTATTGATGAAGAAAATGAGGAGATGAAAGTGTATCGGTTTACTGTTCCCAAAAAAAACAATTAA
- a CDS encoding DUF1573 domain-containing protein — translation MKKIYLVPIAVLSLLFLVWAFVGDYSFVTINTTPTQIEFDKTEIDMGKLEQGKPNEVSFQFVNTGEYPLLIKYVETSCGCTKPEWPKHPINPGNSEEIKVTYDAKYPGRFFKTITVFCNSKEGMITLKIKGEVKLSENSK, via the coding sequence ATGAAAAAGATTTATTTAGTGCCAATAGCAGTGTTGAGTCTCTTATTTTTAGTTTGGGCTTTTGTTGGAGATTATTCTTTTGTTACAATTAATACAACTCCCACCCAAATTGAGTTTGATAAAACAGAAATTGATATGGGAAAATTGGAGCAAGGAAAACCAAATGAAGTTAGTTTCCAATTTGTAAATACAGGTGAATACCCACTTTTAATAAAGTATGTAGAAACTTCTTGTGGTTGCACCAAACCTGAATGGCCCAAACATCCTATTAACCCGGGTAATAGTGAAGAAATAAAAGTGACTTACGATGCTAAATACCCAGGGAGGTTTTTTAAAACCATCACGGTGTTTTGCAATTCTAAAGAAGGGATGATTACACTGAAAATAAAAGGAGAAGTAAAACTCTCAGAGAATAGTAAATGA
- the lepB gene encoding signal peptidase I produces MESRKIIKTIWNILERGVYIVFIIGFIIFLLKTFFISAYKIPSHSMSPNLIVGDWICVDKIGFGSSKQMFGKIYSLPKFRDIKRGDVVVFHFPEGDTVFCNRPMQNYYEMLERKRKNKIDNIGFVNYGEKCFLPIRNRPVYVKRCIGLPGEIIQIVHGIVKINGDSITENYNFKRLWRVYYHDKWACEKDIGSSNYWRNRDERITDFSLTDKERKVFQARGDIDSIKVRIRQRASIYYFPKELDEKMNWDAINYGPVKIPKKGSALILNGANIAFYRRLIETYEGNRIEMKEDGIYINEIHTDSYVPKQDYYFMMGDNRDLSIDSRIWGFVPEDHLIGKVFMIGWSSDVEEKTWSGIRWNRIGESINN; encoded by the coding sequence ATGGAAAGTAGAAAAATCATAAAAACAATTTGGAACATCTTGGAGAGAGGAGTTTATATTGTTTTCATAATTGGGTTTATTATCTTTTTACTAAAAACTTTTTTTATTTCTGCATATAAAATTCCATCTCATTCGATGTCGCCCAATTTAATAGTTGGTGATTGGATATGTGTTGATAAAATTGGTTTTGGTAGTTCGAAACAGATGTTTGGTAAAATATATTCATTGCCAAAGTTTAGAGATATTAAAAGAGGAGATGTGGTAGTATTTCATTTTCCTGAAGGGGATACTGTTTTTTGTAATAGACCTATGCAAAATTATTATGAAATGCTTGAGCGGAAAAGAAAGAATAAAATAGATAATATAGGATTTGTAAATTATGGAGAGAAGTGTTTTCTGCCTATTCGTAATAGGCCTGTATACGTGAAAAGATGTATTGGATTACCAGGGGAAATAATCCAAATTGTTCATGGAATTGTGAAAATTAATGGAGATTCAATAACTGAAAATTATAATTTTAAAAGATTGTGGCGAGTTTATTATCACGATAAGTGGGCATGTGAAAAGGATATAGGATCTTCTAACTATTGGCGGAATAGGGATGAGAGGATTACCGATTTCTCTCTAACGGATAAAGAGAGGAAGGTATTTCAAGCAAGAGGTGATATTGATAGTATTAAGGTTCGAATCAGACAACGGGCTTCTATTTATTATTTCCCGAAAGAACTAGATGAGAAAATGAATTGGGATGCTATTAATTATGGACCTGTTAAAATTCCGAAAAAAGGAAGTGCCTTAATATTGAATGGAGCAAATATTGCCTTTTACCGTCGCTTAATTGAGACTTATGAAGGGAATCGTATTGAAATGAAAGAAGATGGTATTTATATAAATGAAATACATACAGATTCATATGTGCCAAAACAGGATTATTATTTTATGATGGGAGACAATAGAGATCTGAGTATTGATAGTCGTATTTGGGGGTTTGTGCCTGAAGATCATTTAATAGGGAAAGTATTTATGATAGGATGGAGTAGTGATGTGGAAGAAAAGACTTGGAGTGGTATTCGTTGGAATAGGATAGGAGAATCAATAAATAATTAA
- a CDS encoding O-antigen ligase family protein, which translates to MLKIVNKYKGQIIPLLLIAILLSSCFVVDNSLFRGNITAKCLWIQQFGILAMVFTGMKLLFRKGVNIYFIDIFIVLFVLWMLVRELFTNMPNDNPQQYLITSGIYFVLYLFFRQIRNSSLVVLSVILIYLTIVSVQAIIGLLQLYGLMYSYHSLFNITGSFHNPGPFSGYILSGVPMALGLYLTTRKKLDENIIEDINDSNSNLKTIIRWKINILRQINALNSRILMNYYSQIVLIVLLIALSATHSRAAWLGAIASSLYILWLFRSELKKYPGIHHVLMAFNALQKKVIAVSVGLTIVISLFGLYKFKEGSANGRLLMWQVSWEMIKDKPLAGWGVGGFEAKYGDYQAEWFRNGTGTVEQSMVAGIPDAPFNEIIRLVVAYGAVGVLFCIGFLVILFRKQVYSVRSEKKPTENMVVLLKGALLSILCFSLFSYTLDIAPIVVQLIILFALIISLQEYKTVILPLNISGKFKLVLVKGIGLILLVLLPFSGKIIWQQYGGYQCWKEAYQLYQYPIYDDAAEEYQRASGILSNNGLLLQMHGKCLLMNEEFTEAKIVLEKAKLYRSDPILYTALGDTYRALKEYEKAEKAYLQAWYIIPHKFYPKYLLAKLYDETGQTTKSKRIAKELLNKKVKVKSKAIEEMRSELAKILVK; encoded by the coding sequence ATGCTAAAAATTGTAAACAAATATAAAGGTCAGATTATTCCCTTGTTGCTAATAGCAATATTGCTGAGTAGTTGCTTTGTTGTTGATAATAGCTTGTTTCGTGGTAACATAACAGCTAAGTGTTTGTGGATACAGCAGTTTGGCATTTTAGCAATGGTATTTACAGGGATGAAATTGCTCTTTAGGAAAGGAGTAAATATCTACTTTATAGACATATTTATTGTACTTTTTGTATTATGGATGTTAGTAAGGGAGTTGTTTACTAATATGCCAAATGATAACCCTCAACAGTACTTGATAACTAGTGGCATCTACTTTGTTTTGTATTTGTTTTTTAGACAGATAAGGAACAGTTCGCTAGTAGTTTTATCTGTTATTTTAATTTATCTGACTATTGTATCGGTGCAAGCTATTATCGGACTTTTGCAATTGTATGGTCTGATGTATTCTTATCACAGCCTTTTCAATATAACAGGTTCGTTTCATAATCCTGGACCTTTCTCTGGGTATATTCTTAGTGGTGTTCCTATGGCTTTAGGACTTTATTTAACAACGCGAAAAAAGCTTGATGAAAATATTATAGAGGATATAAATGACAGCAATTCAAATCTTAAAACCATTATTAGGTGGAAGATTAATATTCTTCGCCAAATAAATGCTCTGAACTCAAGAATATTGATGAATTATTATTCTCAAATTGTTTTAATAGTGCTACTAATTGCCTTATCAGCAACTCATTCTAGAGCGGCCTGGTTAGGTGCAATTGCAAGTAGTTTATACATTTTGTGGTTATTTAGATCGGAATTGAAAAAATATCCTGGAATACATCATGTTCTTATGGCATTTAATGCATTACAAAAAAAGGTGATTGCTGTAAGTGTCGGTTTAACCATAGTTATTTCTCTGTTTGGTCTGTACAAATTCAAGGAGGGATCGGCAAATGGGAGATTGTTGATGTGGCAAGTTTCGTGGGAGATGATAAAAGACAAACCTTTAGCAGGGTGGGGAGTAGGAGGTTTTGAAGCGAAGTATGGGGATTATCAGGCTGAGTGGTTTAGAAATGGTACTGGAACTGTAGAACAGAGTATGGTTGCCGGCATACCAGATGCACCTTTTAATGAAATAATACGATTGGTAGTAGCATACGGTGCTGTTGGCGTATTGTTTTGTATTGGTTTTCTGGTGATTTTGTTTCGTAAGCAGGTATATAGTGTTCGATCGGAAAAGAAACCGACTGAAAATATGGTGGTACTATTAAAAGGAGCCTTACTTTCCATTTTGTGTTTTAGCCTGTTTTCCTACACATTAGATATTGCTCCCATAGTCGTGCAATTAATTATACTATTCGCTTTAATTATAAGTCTTCAAGAGTATAAAACAGTCATTTTGCCTTTAAATATTTCTGGGAAATTTAAGCTGGTTTTAGTAAAGGGAATTGGTCTTATTTTATTGGTTCTTCTACCTTTTTCAGGTAAAATAATATGGCAACAATACGGTGGATATCAATGTTGGAAAGAAGCCTATCAGTTGTATCAATATCCGATTTATGACGATGCGGCTGAGGAATACCAAAGAGCTTCGGGAATTTTATCAAACAATGGATTGCTACTACAAATGCATGGTAAGTGTTTACTTATGAATGAAGAGTTCACAGAGGCAAAAATTGTATTAGAAAAGGCAAAATTGTATCGAAGTGATCCTATTTTATATACTGCACTTGGTGATACTTACAGAGCACTAAAAGAATATGAAAAAGCGGAAAAAGCATACTTACAGGCTTGGTACATTATTCCACATAAATTTTACCCAAAGTATTTGTTGGCAAAACTGTATGATGAAACAGGACAAACAACAAAATCCAAGAGGATTGCCAAGGAATTATTGAATAAAAAGGTAAAAGTTAAATCCAAAGCAATAGAGGAAATGAGAAGTGAGTTGGCAAAAATATTAGTAAAATAA
- a CDS encoding tetratricopeptide repeat protein translates to MKNIFAILFTCLLLVIGKDSNCQNQIENQISIIEDKLYFHPAEGEMMLEDLISKTGKDEFEKYYGQVNFLFGLLAYKKAEQDNAIDYLEKALITFVNNENELYQGKAQLILGWLAERIGYWQQSKIHYYKVIDLVNKKNKREQGLAYLGLARCKNYLREAKGNDLQKGTGLLNSMEVKEYSLYAEFLNLLIKKSNNETPGKLLNIADEYEKLDLYTNAASVYKVLAQHSKKLREWNVAHNYLDKALGLAISDYPSTSLLPSLFQLKGLVYFYQGDYEDARLSLNKSLTLSEEYNQDFSKYYAYKALCRIDTLMGDYKSGFTHLVKANENHRSNDRKAEKQLARLMETSLNLITLEEENTRLKSQTKNILLMLLGAVVVLFFSFSIIGLKFKLKNKEKLEKAKEKKLALQSLLVGLGEKRSLLGYKENALELQKRMDTNSLFHDDFEECYPESINKIESAYPQLTRSDARYAVMFSLKLPDDVIAEIKNVNPDSIRKTKFRMRKKLSLETGCDLGHFFSSALKLRQKNYR, encoded by the coding sequence ATGAAGAATATATTTGCTATTTTGTTTACTTGCTTACTTCTGGTTATTGGGAAGGATTCGAATTGTCAAAATCAAATAGAAAATCAAATTTCAATAATAGAGGATAAGCTTTATTTTCATCCTGCAGAAGGTGAAATGATGCTAGAGGATCTGATCAGTAAAACTGGCAAAGATGAGTTTGAAAAATATTATGGGCAGGTAAATTTTTTATTTGGTCTTTTGGCTTATAAAAAAGCAGAGCAGGATAACGCCATAGATTACCTTGAAAAAGCACTTATTACATTTGTTAATAATGAAAATGAGCTGTACCAGGGCAAGGCGCAGTTGATATTGGGTTGGTTAGCGGAGAGGATAGGTTATTGGCAACAGTCAAAAATCCATTATTATAAAGTAATCGATCTGGTTAATAAAAAGAATAAAAGGGAACAAGGCCTAGCTTATTTAGGTTTAGCAAGGTGCAAAAACTATTTGAGAGAGGCCAAAGGCAATGACTTGCAAAAGGGAACGGGATTATTAAATTCCATGGAAGTCAAAGAATATAGTTTGTATGCTGAATTCCTTAATCTGCTAATTAAAAAAAGTAATAACGAAACACCCGGTAAACTTTTAAATATTGCAGATGAGTATGAGAAATTGGATCTCTATACTAATGCGGCTAGTGTGTATAAAGTACTTGCACAGCATTCAAAAAAGTTGAGAGAGTGGAATGTTGCGCATAATTATTTGGATAAGGCATTAGGTTTGGCTATTTCTGATTATCCTTCAACGTCATTATTACCTTCACTGTTTCAGCTTAAAGGATTGGTGTATTTTTATCAGGGAGATTATGAAGATGCGAGGCTGAGTTTAAATAAATCATTGACTTTGAGTGAGGAGTATAATCAAGATTTTTCAAAATATTATGCATATAAAGCTTTGTGCAGAATAGATACGTTGATGGGCGATTATAAATCTGGTTTTACTCACCTTGTTAAAGCAAATGAAAACCACAGATCTAACGATCGTAAAGCAGAAAAACAGCTAGCTAGGCTGATGGAGACTTCACTCAATTTGATAACACTTGAGGAAGAAAACACAAGATTGAAATCTCAGACTAAGAATATACTACTTATGTTGCTAGGTGCTGTTGTTGTATTGTTTTTTTCATTTTCAATAATAGGTTTAAAATTTAAATTAAAAAATAAAGAAAAACTTGAAAAAGCAAAAGAGAAAAAATTGGCCTTGCAAAGTCTTTTAGTAGGATTAGGAGAGAAACGGTCATTATTAGGTTATAAAGAAAATGCATTAGAATTACAAAAGAGAATGGATACGAATTCATTATTTCATGACGATTTTGAAGAGTGTTATCCTGAGAGTATCAATAAAATTGAAAGTGCATATCCCCAATTGACAAGAAGTGACGCTCGTTACGCTGTAATGTTCTCGCTAAAATTACCCGATGATGTAATAGCTGAAATTAAAAATGTTAATCCTGATAGTATCCGTAAAACAAAGTTTAGGATGAGAAAGAAATTATCTTTGGAAACAGGATGTGATTTAGGACATTTTTTTAGTTCTGCTCTTAAATTAAGGCAAAAGAATTATAGATAG
- a CDS encoding toxin-antitoxin system YwqK family antitoxin has protein sequence MTKKLLLLVLIILPLLNFAQQLNQSDANGRKQGLWEKKYHNGKVKYSGTFKDGYPFGEMKRFHTNGKLKAIMFFSQEGKKAKASLYNDYAKLIAEGNFIESKKDSIWNYFDKNGNIRATESFKEGVKNGTNTFLFKNGNMAESITFKDGKKHGVWKRFFKNGQVYFETTYLNGQLNGGVQSNFPNGVIEFGGEYKNNKREGTWDFYSVKGDLLYTLEYKNGFAANQDELDQLQQNKLLEMEKQKDSLVDPEKYVDDPDSYLRSQLQ, from the coding sequence ATGACAAAGAAATTACTATTACTAGTTTTAATCATATTACCACTTTTAAACTTTGCTCAGCAATTAAATCAAAGCGATGCAAACGGTCGAAAACAAGGATTGTGGGAGAAAAAATACCACAACGGGAAAGTAAAGTACTCTGGTACTTTTAAAGATGGTTATCCTTTTGGAGAAATGAAAAGGTTCCATACCAACGGCAAGTTAAAAGCAATAATGTTCTTCTCTCAGGAAGGAAAAAAAGCTAAAGCCAGTCTTTACAATGATTATGCGAAATTAATTGCCGAAGGAAATTTCATTGAATCGAAAAAAGATAGCATTTGGAATTATTTCGATAAAAATGGGAATATCCGTGCCACTGAATCATTCAAAGAAGGTGTTAAAAACGGTACAAATACCTTTCTATTTAAAAATGGAAACATGGCAGAAAGCATCACTTTTAAAGATGGAAAAAAGCATGGTGTTTGGAAACGCTTCTTTAAAAATGGACAGGTATATTTCGAAACTACATACCTAAATGGTCAATTGAATGGTGGCGTTCAATCTAATTTTCCGAATGGTGTTATTGAATTTGGCGGAGAATACAAAAACAACAAGCGAGAAGGAACATGGGATTTTTATTCGGTAAAAGGAGATTTGCTCTATACCCTGGAATACAAAAATGGTTTTGCAGCCAATCAAGATGAGCTTGATCAGCTTCAGCAAAATAAATTATTGGAAATGGAAAAACAGAAAGACAGTTTAGTTGATCCTGAAAAATATGTTGATGATCCGGATTCTTATCTTCGATCACAACTTCAATAA
- the xseA gene encoding exodeoxyribonuclease VII large subunit translates to MSQKGISLFNLNQQIKNILSESFSSGIWVVAEISELRYNQNGHCYLELVEKDESSDQIIAKARATIWSYTFRMLKPYFETTTGQAFSAGMKVLVNVSVEFQEIYGYSLNIKDIDPTYTLGDIARRRKEIIARLEEEGVLEMNKDLDFPEIPKCIAVISSPTAAGYEDFINQLENNSFGYQFHYKLFPAIMQGNNAEESIINALDKINEHEDVFDVAVIIRGGGSQADLNCFDNYWLAFNIAQFPLPVISGIGHERDETIVDMVSHTRVKTPTAAAEFLIDCFDECREHQNNLREQFLEEVNEILLSSSENLMHLTNKFSPLVKQILERKSSHLQLAKQKLKSASANLIIDQEHHHQRLNSRFQYSTERSIGSEKILIDQLKNKLKTKIKGRFESQNHQISMFEQSIKYLNPENILKKGYTLSMKDGKIIKDINQLTEKDVIETRFTNGSVKSQIQKITKKKIK, encoded by the coding sequence ATGAGTCAAAAAGGAATCAGTCTTTTCAACTTAAATCAACAAATTAAAAACATTTTGTCGGAGTCGTTTTCTTCTGGCATTTGGGTCGTTGCAGAAATTAGTGAATTGCGATACAATCAGAACGGACACTGTTATCTGGAACTGGTTGAAAAGGATGAGTCGAGCGATCAAATTATCGCAAAAGCGAGAGCAACCATTTGGTCGTACACCTTTCGCATGTTAAAACCGTACTTTGAAACCACTACGGGTCAAGCTTTTTCAGCAGGAATGAAAGTTTTGGTTAATGTGAGTGTAGAGTTTCAGGAAATCTACGGATACTCTTTAAACATTAAAGATATTGACCCAACTTATACTTTAGGCGACATTGCTAGACGAAGAAAGGAAATTATAGCTCGTCTTGAAGAAGAGGGTGTTTTGGAGATGAATAAGGATCTTGACTTTCCTGAAATTCCTAAATGTATTGCTGTAATCTCATCGCCCACAGCAGCTGGCTACGAAGATTTTATCAATCAGTTGGAAAATAACTCCTTCGGATATCAATTTCACTACAAGCTCTTTCCCGCTATTATGCAAGGAAATAATGCTGAAGAATCGATCATTAATGCACTTGATAAAATTAATGAGCATGAAGATGTATTTGATGTAGCCGTTATTATTCGTGGTGGTGGATCTCAAGCCGATTTAAACTGCTTTGATAATTATTGGTTGGCTTTTAACATTGCTCAGTTTCCGCTTCCGGTGATATCAGGAATTGGCCACGAAAGAGATGAAACGATTGTTGACATGGTTTCCCATACCAGAGTAAAAACACCGACGGCAGCAGCTGAATTTCTAATTGATTGCTTTGATGAATGTCGTGAACATCAAAATAATTTAAGAGAACAATTTTTGGAAGAGGTGAATGAAATTCTACTATCTTCTTCAGAAAATTTGATGCACCTTACCAATAAATTCTCACCACTTGTAAAGCAAATTTTAGAACGTAAATCGAGTCATTTGCAATTGGCAAAACAAAAGTTAAAATCGGCAAGTGCTAATTTAATAATCGATCAGGAGCATCACCATCAAAGGTTAAATTCTCGTTTTCAATATTCCACAGAACGAAGTATTGGCAGTGAAAAGATTCTTATCGATCAATTAAAAAACAAATTAAAAACGAAAATAAAAGGACGTTTCGAATCGCAGAATCATCAAATTTCGATGTTCGAACAGTCAATAAAATATCTCAACCCTGAAAACATCTTAAAAAAAGGCTATACCTTAAGCATGAAAGATGGTAAAATTATTAAAGACATCAACCAACTAACAGAAAAGGATGTTATTGAAACTCGATTTACAAACGGAAGTGTTAAGAGTCAGATTCAAAAGATCACTAAAAAGAAAATAAAATAA
- the xseB gene encoding exodeoxyribonuclease VII small subunit — protein MAKKKISYRDAISEIEETIASIENGELDVDELSEKVKRVSELLVVCKDKLHNTEKEVEKILNEMDE, from the coding sequence ATGGCTAAAAAGAAAATAAGTTATCGCGATGCAATTAGCGAAATAGAAGAAACCATAGCTTCAATTGAAAATGGAGAATTGGATGTGGATGAATTGTCGGAAAAGGTAAAACGTGTTTCGGAACTTTTGGTCGTTTGCAAAGACAAGCTTCACAATACTGAAAAAGAAGTTGAGAAAATTTTAAATGAGATGGATGAATAA
- the dacB gene encoding D-alanyl-D-alanine carboxypeptidase/D-alanyl-D-alanine endopeptidase has product MNKSVFILLLVLCNISCKAQSEKSLSTQQFVDEFVADSCFHAAGVGIVVSDLKTGELLASNQAHLGLTAASTQKLITSAAALEILGINYQFKTQIKIDGEILQDGTLNGNVIVKGFGDPSLGSKYFANDKSIEVQIAEKLQQNKIKKISGKIIADASYIQAKIPSTWIWEDIGNYYGAVPNGLTYKDNTYTLFFASGQAGSKTEISKTEPKNTGLLFDNQVVSSSINRDLAYIFGGNISNKRRIEGSIPKNRSLFKVKGALLQPENSLIEALTKSITALGIRIENENLPPKKSKLLFTLYSPKLNDILKITNQKSVNLFADHLLFEIGQNQSDEASWESGISGVKNFWESKGLNTKYISLYDGSGLSHFNTVSADFFDQVLKHMNQSKYRSDFIASLPVAGQSGTLKNFGRNSAINGNWIAKTGSMTGVRTYCGYLTTKNGKKYSVSILINNYSSSTSALNNKLHNLLIKLYNS; this is encoded by the coding sequence ATGAATAAGTCTGTATTCATCCTTCTATTGGTTCTTTGCAATATCTCTTGCAAGGCACAATCAGAAAAATCCTTATCAACTCAGCAGTTTGTTGATGAGTTTGTTGCTGATTCTTGCTTTCATGCTGCTGGAGTTGGTATTGTGGTATCTGATTTAAAAACGGGAGAATTACTGGCTAGCAATCAAGCGCATTTAGGCTTAACTGCTGCATCAACACAAAAACTAATTACGAGTGCAGCTGCGCTTGAAATTTTGGGTATCAACTACCAATTTAAAACACAGATTAAAATCGATGGAGAGATTCTTCAAGATGGTACTTTAAATGGAAATGTAATTGTAAAAGGCTTTGGAGACCCTAGTTTAGGATCGAAGTACTTTGCCAACGACAAGTCAATTGAAGTTCAAATTGCAGAGAAACTACAACAAAATAAGATCAAAAAAATAAGCGGAAAAATCATTGCCGATGCCTCTTATATACAAGCTAAAATTCCTTCAACTTGGATTTGGGAGGACATCGGAAATTATTACGGAGCCGTACCTAATGGGCTGACTTACAAAGACAATACTTACACACTTTTCTTTGCTTCTGGACAAGCTGGTAGTAAAACTGAAATTAGTAAAACAGAACCCAAAAACACTGGCTTACTATTCGACAACCAGGTTGTCAGCTCATCCATAAATAGAGATTTGGCCTATATTTTTGGTGGAAACATAAGTAACAAAAGAAGAATTGAAGGCAGCATACCAAAAAATCGATCTCTATTTAAAGTAAAAGGTGCACTTTTACAACCAGAGAATAGTTTAATAGAGGCTCTTACCAAATCAATTACTGCTCTTGGAATTCGAATTGAGAATGAAAATTTACCCCCGAAAAAAAGCAAGCTTCTTTTTACGCTTTATTCTCCAAAATTGAATGATATTTTAAAAATTACCAATCAGAAGAGTGTAAATCTCTTTGCAGATCATTTACTTTTTGAAATTGGACAAAACCAATCTGATGAAGCAAGTTGGGAAAGTGGGATTAGCGGTGTCAAAAACTTTTGGGAAAGTAAAGGTCTAAATACAAAATACATTTCTCTTTACGATGGAAGTGGACTCTCCCATTTTAATACCGTCTCAGCAGATTTTTTCGATCAAGTGCTAAAACACATGAACCAGAGCAAATATCGAAGTGATTTTATTGCTTCCTTACCTGTTGCCGGCCAGTCTGGCACATTAAAAAACTTTGGGCGAAATAGTGCCATTAACGGAAATTGGATTGCTAAAACCGGATCGATGACTGGTGTTAGAACCTATTGTGGCTACCTAACAACTAAAAATGGGAAAAAATATTCTGTAAGTATTTTGATTAACAATTATTCTTCCTCCACCTCTGCTCTAAATAATAAACTTCATAATCTTTTAATTAAACTTTATAATTCTTAA